The following are encoded in a window of Shewanella psychrotolerans genomic DNA:
- the panB gene encoding 3-methyl-2-oxobutanoate hydroxymethyltransferase — MSKITSSTLLKFKQEGKKFTSITAYDASFAGAFDSEGIDVLLVGDSLGMVLQGHDDTLPVTIEDIAYHTRCVRRGIKRALLIADMPFMSYATPDQAMTNATVLMQAGANMVKVEGGHWLLETVTKLTERGIPVCAHLGLTPQSVHVFGGFKVQGRDADNAQRILDEAKALEAAGAQLLVVECIPAALAKTITEALTIPVIGIGAGADTDGQILVMHDVLGISSGYIPRFSKNYLAQTGEIRSAIRAYIKEVANGTFPSSEHTFS, encoded by the coding sequence ATGTCTAAGATAACTAGCTCTACCCTGCTTAAATTTAAGCAGGAAGGAAAAAAGTTCACTTCAATCACCGCCTATGATGCCAGTTTTGCTGGTGCATTCGACAGTGAAGGAATCGATGTCCTGCTTGTTGGTGACTCATTAGGGATGGTACTTCAAGGTCATGATGACACCTTGCCTGTCACCATTGAAGATATCGCCTATCACACGCGCTGTGTGCGCCGCGGTATCAAACGTGCCTTGCTGATAGCAGATATGCCCTTCATGAGCTACGCCACGCCTGATCAGGCGATGACCAATGCCACTGTCTTGATGCAAGCTGGCGCGAATATGGTTAAGGTCGAAGGCGGTCATTGGCTGCTTGAAACCGTCACTAAACTCACCGAACGCGGCATTCCCGTCTGTGCTCATTTAGGCCTGACGCCTCAGTCTGTTCATGTGTTTGGGGGCTTTAAAGTCCAAGGACGTGACGCTGATAATGCACAGCGGATCTTAGATGAAGCCAAAGCCCTTGAGGCTGCTGGCGCGCAGTTATTAGTGGTAGAGTGCATTCCTGCCGCCCTCGCAAAGACCATCACCGAAGCGCTAACCATCCCGGTTATTGGTATCGGTGCAGGTGCTGATACCGATGGTCAGATTTTGGTCATGCATGATGTGCTAGGTATTTCTAGTGGCTATATTCCTCGCTTTTCGAAAAACTATTTAGCCCAAACGGGCGAAATTCGTAGCGCCATTCGCGCTTATATTAAAGAGGTGGCTAACGGCACCTTTCCCAGCAGCGAACATACGTTTAGCTAA
- the panC gene encoding pantoate--beta-alanine ligase, which translates to MFTTQDIAQIREQVRLWKRQGETVAFVPTMGNLHLGHITLVKEAAKHADHVVVSIFVNPMQFGENEDLDAYPRTLDADKAALIDAGVELLFIPTPETMYPKDMDKQTFVEVPKISDELCGASRPGHFRGVATIVCKLFNIVQPDTALFGNKDFQQLMVIKTMVEDLSLPINVIGVDTIREQTGLAMSSRNGYLSTEQKLQAATLKQTMDTIADAIRRGEAIPNVVQAAESKLMQAGFKPDYLAVRNANNLHEVNDQDNKLVIVAAAYMGTTRLIDNLTFQR; encoded by the coding sequence ATGTTTACCACTCAAGATATCGCTCAAATCAGAGAGCAAGTGCGTCTTTGGAAACGCCAAGGTGAAACAGTAGCGTTTGTTCCAACCATGGGTAATCTGCATCTAGGCCATATTACCTTAGTAAAGGAAGCCGCTAAGCATGCTGACCACGTCGTTGTCTCAATCTTCGTGAACCCCATGCAATTTGGAGAAAATGAAGATCTCGACGCCTATCCTCGCACCTTAGATGCCGATAAGGCGGCGTTAATAGATGCTGGTGTAGAGCTGCTATTTATCCCAACACCAGAGACCATGTACCCCAAAGATATGGATAAACAGACTTTCGTTGAAGTTCCTAAGATCTCAGACGAACTCTGTGGCGCTAGCCGTCCAGGTCATTTCCGAGGCGTAGCAACCATCGTCTGTAAGCTATTTAATATTGTTCAACCTGATACCGCCTTGTTTGGCAACAAAGATTTTCAGCAACTCATGGTGATTAAAACCATGGTGGAGGATCTTTCATTACCAATTAATGTCATCGGGGTCGATACCATACGAGAGCAAACAGGTTTAGCCATGAGTTCGCGTAATGGTTACTTAAGTACAGAACAAAAGCTTCAGGCCGCTACACTTAAGCAAACCATGGATACAATAGCTGACGCGATTCGCCGCGGTGAAGCGATCCCTAATGTAGTGCAAGCAGCAGAGTCAAAATTGATGCAAGCAGGTTTTAAACCCGATTATCTGGCGGTACGTAACGCCAATAATCTCCATGAAGTAAACGACCAAGATAATAAGCTTGTGATCGTAGCTGCCGCCTATATGGGGACAACGCGCCTGATTGATAATCTGACATTTCAGCGCTAG
- a CDS encoding L-lactate permease: MTLLELLASLTPVISVMLFLVLLKMPASRAMPISMVMTGLAAVFIWQMDTTILGASVVEGLLSALTPLTIIFGAVFLLNTLKYSGAMDTIRAGFTNISGDARVQVVIICWLFGSFIEGSAGFGTPAAIGAPLLVLLGVPPIAAAVVALIADSTSVSFGAIGLPVLFGMEQGLMSGGVSMAAEQIAEHGGHFADYAQFIAMHMITIDLITGTLIPLVLVSVLTGFFGRNKSFKEGLAIWKFALFAGLAFTVPAWLINFFAGPEFPSVIGALVGMALVIPVARKGYLLPATPWNDFAENDNQEQNKIETKAHFSQVAAWTPYIIMAALLVLSRTVAPLKSWLTSFNISWTGLLGTELKAGFATLYAPGAFFVLVCILGFFLFKMKSPAIKESFTVSCKSMLPTIISLGASVPMVKIFLNSGANESGLASMPVALADMLAGSMGAVWSWMSPIVGIFGAFLSGSATFSNMMFSGLQYSVADNIGMNHAMVLALQGIGANAGNMMCVMNVVAAATVVGMAGRESEIIRKTMPIALGYALIAGTIAAAWGGF; encoded by the coding sequence ATGACCCTACTTGAACTGCTCGCCAGTTTAACGCCAGTAATCAGCGTTATGCTATTTTTGGTACTGCTAAAAATGCCAGCGTCGCGCGCGATGCCGATCTCTATGGTAATGACAGGTTTAGCCGCCGTCTTTATCTGGCAGATGGACACCACAATACTTGGCGCATCTGTGGTCGAAGGGCTACTTTCAGCCCTAACGCCGTTGACTATCATCTTCGGTGCAGTGTTCCTACTAAACACCCTAAAATACTCGGGCGCTATGGACACCATTCGTGCAGGATTCACTAATATCAGTGGTGATGCTCGCGTACAAGTGGTTATCATCTGTTGGTTATTTGGCTCATTCATCGAAGGTTCAGCTGGTTTTGGTACTCCAGCGGCAATCGGTGCACCACTGCTAGTGCTGCTCGGTGTCCCCCCTATTGCCGCAGCCGTAGTCGCTTTGATTGCTGACTCAACCAGCGTGTCGTTTGGTGCGATTGGCCTACCTGTATTGTTTGGTATGGAGCAGGGATTGATGTCAGGCGGTGTGAGTATGGCCGCTGAACAGATTGCCGAACATGGCGGTCACTTCGCTGACTATGCTCAGTTTATCGCGATGCACATGATCACGATTGATTTGATCACAGGCACCTTGATCCCCTTAGTATTGGTTTCTGTACTGACTGGCTTCTTCGGTCGCAACAAATCATTTAAGGAAGGCTTAGCCATTTGGAAGTTTGCCCTGTTTGCAGGTCTAGCATTCACTGTTCCAGCTTGGCTCATCAACTTCTTCGCCGGCCCAGAGTTCCCATCGGTGATCGGTGCGCTTGTAGGTATGGCCTTAGTGATTCCTGTTGCTCGAAAAGGTTATTTACTACCTGCTACACCTTGGAACGACTTTGCCGAGAATGACAACCAAGAGCAGAACAAAATCGAGACTAAAGCTCATTTCTCTCAAGTTGCGGCATGGACACCCTATATCATTATGGCGGCGCTGCTGGTTCTTTCTCGCACCGTGGCCCCACTCAAATCTTGGTTAACTAGCTTTAACATCAGCTGGACTGGTTTACTCGGCACCGAACTTAAAGCGGGCTTTGCCACGCTCTACGCACCAGGCGCTTTCTTCGTGCTTGTCTGTATCCTTGGTTTCTTCCTATTTAAGATGAAATCGCCAGCAATAAAAGAGTCTTTCACCGTCTCTTGCAAATCTATGCTGCCAACGATTATCTCTCTAGGCGCTTCGGTTCCTATGGTGAAGATCTTCCTCAACTCAGGGGCAAATGAATCTGGTTTAGCCTCTATGCCTGTGGCGCTAGCTGACATGCTTGCCGGCTCAATGGGCGCGGTATGGTCTTGGATGTCACCGATTGTGGGTATCTTCGGTGCCTTCCTATCTGGCTCTGCAACTTTCTCCAACATGATGTTCTCTGGCCTACAATACAGCGTAGCCGACAACATCGGCATGAACCACGCTATGGTACTTGCCCTACAAGGCATAGGTGCTAATGCGGGTAACATGATGTGTGTGATGAACGTGGTCGCAGCGGCAACGGTTGTTGGTATGGCTGGTAGGGAATCTGAAATTATTCGTAAAACCATGCCTATCGCGCTTGGTTATGCCTTAATCGCCGGTACGATTGCGGCGGCATGGGGCGGTTTCTAA
- a CDS encoding FAD-binding and (Fe-S)-binding domain-containing protein — MSINYSAVVADLREKLGQDAVTDDAVRRFAWSTDASYFRIVPEVVVHAETLEQAKQTLEVARNHQAPITFRAAGTSLSGQAIGEGILLILGHDGFRKITISEDKQKISLGAAVIGSDANMALKPFSKKIGPDPATLASAMVGGIVANNASGMCCGTAQNSYQTISSAKLLFADGTELDTGCEKSKAAFAASHKDLLNELTELSQLTRNNEVLANRIRKKFSIKNTTGYSINALVDFTDPFDLINHLIVGSEGTLAFVEEVTYDTVEEAKFKASAMAVFYNMVDAASAIPPIKCESVAAAELLDWASIKSVTGKKGMPEWLSELPEGAAILLIESRANDEDTLNRYTQDVIAKLAHIETERPITFSNDPEVYSKYWAMRSGLFPIIGGERPKGTSVIIEDVAFELQHLANAASDLTALFHKHGYPEGVIYGHALAGNFHFIITPTFASQDDINRFHAFMQDVAEMVIDKYDGSMKAEHGTGRAVAPFVEMEWGADAYTLMKRIKHIFDPQGLLNPGVILNDDANVHVKNIKPCPVVDDYVDKCIECGFCEKTCPTSALNFTPRQRIATLREIARLEASGDKQAAEEMRAAAKYDVVDTCAACQLCTIACPVDNSMGNLVRKLRTPYITTTEQKVLDFQAKHFGAVNQVISTGFNILNIIHKVTGDKVTNGLMNVGRMVTKEVPYWNPDFAKGGNLPTPSPASPDKETVVYFPACGGRTFGPTPLDPDNRTLPDVVVTLLERAGYNVVTPENTRHLCCGQMWESKGDFKNADAKRDELIDALSALSDNGKVPVVVDALSCTYRTLTGNPKVEITDLVEFMHDKIMPKLTFTKKVNIALHFGCSARKMKLEPKMQALADACSAGVKLPEGIECCGYAGEKGLYKPEMNASALRNIKKLIPVDIKEGYYANRMCEVGLSHHSGISYRHLAYLLEECSR; from the coding sequence ATGTCGATTAACTATTCAGCTGTTGTCGCAGATTTACGAGAAAAACTGGGCCAAGATGCGGTCACCGACGATGCGGTGCGCCGTTTTGCCTGGTCAACCGATGCCAGTTATTTCCGTATTGTTCCTGAAGTGGTCGTACACGCAGAAACATTAGAGCAAGCCAAACAAACCCTAGAGGTTGCCCGTAATCATCAGGCGCCTATCACCTTCCGCGCCGCAGGTACCAGTTTATCGGGTCAAGCAATTGGTGAAGGTATTTTGTTGATCTTGGGCCATGATGGTTTTAGAAAAATTACTATCAGCGAAGATAAACAAAAGATCTCATTAGGTGCGGCGGTGATTGGTAGCGATGCCAACATGGCACTAAAGCCTTTTAGTAAAAAAATTGGCCCCGATCCAGCAACCTTAGCCTCAGCGATGGTCGGTGGTATCGTCGCCAATAACGCTTCGGGGATGTGTTGTGGTACGGCGCAAAACAGCTATCAAACCATCTCATCAGCCAAACTGCTGTTTGCCGATGGCACCGAGCTTGATACAGGGTGTGAGAAATCAAAAGCAGCCTTTGCTGCCAGCCATAAAGACCTACTTAACGAGTTGACCGAATTAAGCCAATTGACTCGTAATAACGAAGTGTTAGCTAACCGTATTCGTAAAAAGTTCTCAATCAAAAATACCACGGGCTACAGCATTAACGCTTTAGTTGATTTCACCGATCCATTCGATTTAATCAACCACTTAATCGTGGGCTCAGAAGGCACACTCGCATTCGTAGAAGAAGTAACCTACGACACGGTTGAAGAAGCTAAGTTTAAAGCATCTGCCATGGCGGTATTTTACAACATGGTCGATGCGGCAAGTGCTATCCCACCAATTAAGTGCGAAAGCGTTGCAGCGGCAGAACTACTCGACTGGGCATCGATTAAGTCCGTCACAGGCAAGAAAGGGATGCCTGAGTGGTTAAGTGAACTTCCCGAGGGGGCGGCAATTCTGTTGATTGAATCCCGTGCTAACGATGAAGACACTCTTAATCGTTACACTCAAGATGTGATCGCTAAGCTTGCTCATATCGAAACTGAGCGTCCAATCACCTTCAGTAACGATCCAGAGGTTTACAGCAAATACTGGGCAATGCGTTCTGGTTTGTTCCCCATCATTGGTGGCGAACGTCCAAAAGGGACCTCGGTTATTATCGAAGATGTCGCGTTTGAGCTACAACATTTAGCCAACGCAGCGAGTGACTTAACCGCGCTATTCCATAAACATGGCTACCCTGAAGGGGTGATCTATGGTCACGCGCTAGCGGGTAACTTCCACTTTATTATTACGCCAACCTTCGCCTCACAAGACGATATCAACCGTTTCCACGCCTTTATGCAAGATGTGGCAGAAATGGTTATCGACAAGTACGATGGCTCAATGAAAGCAGAGCACGGAACGGGTCGTGCGGTCGCGCCATTTGTCGAGATGGAATGGGGGGCTGATGCTTACACCTTGATGAAGCGCATCAAGCATATCTTCGATCCACAAGGGCTACTTAACCCAGGCGTAATACTGAACGATGACGCCAATGTGCACGTGAAGAACATCAAACCTTGTCCTGTGGTCGATGACTATGTCGATAAGTGTATCGAGTGTGGTTTCTGTGAGAAGACCTGTCCAACCTCGGCGCTTAACTTCACGCCACGTCAGCGCATCGCGACCTTACGTGAAATTGCTCGTCTCGAAGCCTCAGGTGATAAACAAGCGGCAGAAGAGATGCGTGCAGCCGCTAAATATGATGTGGTTGATACCTGTGCCGCCTGTCAGCTATGTACCATTGCTTGCCCTGTCGATAACAGCATGGGGAACCTGGTGCGTAAGCTACGTACACCTTATATCACGACCACTGAGCAGAAAGTACTGGATTTCCAAGCCAAACATTTTGGCGCAGTAAACCAAGTGATCAGCACAGGTTTCAATATACTCAACATCATCCATAAGGTCACCGGTGACAAAGTCACAAACGGACTGATGAACGTTGGCCGCATGGTGACTAAAGAGGTGCCTTACTGGAATCCTGATTTCGCTAAAGGCGGTAATCTGCCTACGCCATCACCAGCATCTCCCGATAAAGAAACCGTGGTCTACTTCCCAGCATGTGGCGGTCGAACTTTCGGTCCAACACCACTAGACCCAGACAATCGTACCCTACCCGATGTCGTGGTTACCTTACTTGAACGTGCGGGCTATAACGTCGTTACCCCAGAGAATACCCGTCATCTATGCTGCGGTCAGATGTGGGAATCAAAAGGCGACTTTAAAAATGCCGATGCTAAGCGCGACGAGCTGATCGATGCCCTAAGCGCACTAAGCGATAATGGCAAAGTGCCAGTAGTAGTTGATGCACTATCTTGTACTTACCGCACCCTAACAGGTAATCCTAAGGTAGAGATCACCGATCTGGTTGAGTTTATGCACGACAAGATCATGCCTAAGCTCACCTTCACCAAGAAGGTCAACATCGCGCTGCACTTTGGTTGTAGTGCGCGTAAGATGAAGCTTGAGCCTAAGATGCAAGCGTTAGCCGATGCCTGTAGTGCAGGCGTTAAGCTACCTGAAGGCATCGAGTGTTGTGGTTATGCTGGCGAGAAAGGCTTGTACAAGCCTGAGATGAACGCCAGTGCGCTGCGTAACATTAAGAAACTGATCCCTGTCGATATCAAAGAGGGCTATTACGCTAACCGTATGTGTGAAGTGGGTCTATCACATCACAGCGGTATCTCGTATCGTCATTTGGCTTACCTTCTAGAAGAGTGTAGCCGTTAG
- a CDS encoding DUF4124 domain-containing protein, giving the protein MGKLLLTLTFMMLSMGAHANSIYKCIKGDKIVFSQSSCPKEFRQHEIQYQLGITTETDTDKKRQSVDPLHALLTKNTISKEKLLLLIGSEIYRLKQENSYYEILRASEKQKLDRKRYWQKQAKDDPEFIAKIDEMNAHFDNLIQINIDAIDVLKQHQAKIQAESIEDENASPTAEAKQQ; this is encoded by the coding sequence ATGGGAAAACTGCTCCTGACGCTCACTTTCATGATGCTATCTATGGGTGCTCATGCTAATAGCATTTATAAGTGTATAAAAGGAGACAAAATTGTCTTCAGCCAGTCATCTTGCCCTAAAGAGTTTCGCCAACATGAAATTCAGTATCAACTTGGGATCACCACAGAAACCGACACAGATAAAAAGCGACAGTCCGTCGATCCTCTGCACGCTCTGCTAACCAAAAACACCATCTCCAAAGAGAAACTATTGCTACTAATTGGCAGCGAGATCTATCGTCTTAAGCAGGAAAACAGCTATTACGAGATCCTACGCGCCAGCGAAAAACAGAAGCTAGATCGCAAGCGTTACTGGCAAAAGCAAGCTAAAGATGATCCTGAGTTTATTGCCAAGATCGACGAGATGAATGCCCACTTCGATAATTTGATTCAGATTAACATTGACGCAATAGACGTACTAAAACAGCATCAAGCTAAGATCCAAGCCGAATCAATCGAAGATGAGAACGCGAGTCCCACCGCCGAAGCTAAGCAGCAATAA
- a CDS encoding DUF4144 domain-containing protein, with product MLQWPILIKHPQQPELQLLENLAQWQQETAHLYPQELQIIDSQGHSYQWQGEAFYLATEQISLAAIIDWVRAHAGLNGHCCTAKLGANNIVQVFDMMTYLEEHSFL from the coding sequence ATGCTACAGTGGCCGATACTCATCAAGCACCCACAACAGCCCGAGCTACAACTGCTCGAAAACCTAGCCCAATGGCAGCAAGAAACGGCCCATCTTTACCCACAAGAATTACAAATCATCGATAGCCAAGGTCACAGCTATCAGTGGCAAGGCGAGGCATTCTATCTTGCAACGGAACAGATAAGTCTAGCTGCTATTATCGACTGGGTTCGCGCCCATGCCGGCCTTAATGGCCACTGTTGTACGGCCAAACTTGGGGCTAACAACATAGTCCAAGTGTTCGACATGATGACTTATTTGGAGGAGCACTCGTTCCTATAA
- a CDS encoding ABC transporter permease: MKHVYFTAFKSILIKEITRFTRIWVQTLVPPAISMTLYFLIFGNLVGKRIGEMGGVTYMEFIAPGLIMMSVITASYSNVASSFFSAKFQRNLEELIVAPVPHYVMIAGYVGGGVARGLCVGTIVTLVAMFFVDISLHHAGLVAITVLLTAVLFALGGLINAVFAKSYDDISIVPTFVLTPLTYLGGVFYSLSLLPDFWQGVSQLNPVVYMINVFRYGFLGYADISIPLSIAIMVGFCTALWAVAYYLISRGIGLRS, translated from the coding sequence ATGAAGCATGTCTATTTCACCGCATTTAAGAGTATCTTGATCAAAGAGATCACCCGTTTTACCCGTATTTGGGTACAAACCTTAGTACCGCCCGCAATCTCTATGACCCTGTATTTTCTTATTTTTGGTAACTTAGTCGGTAAGCGCATCGGTGAGATGGGTGGGGTTACCTATATGGAGTTTATTGCTCCTGGTCTTATCATGATGTCGGTGATCACCGCATCCTATTCCAACGTCGCCTCCTCGTTTTTTAGCGCTAAGTTTCAGCGCAACCTCGAAGAGTTGATTGTCGCGCCTGTGCCTCACTATGTGATGATTGCCGGTTATGTGGGGGGCGGTGTGGCGCGGGGTTTGTGTGTCGGCACCATTGTCACTTTAGTCGCCATGTTTTTCGTTGATATTAGTCTGCATCATGCAGGGCTTGTGGCGATCACCGTGTTACTTACCGCAGTGCTGTTTGCCCTTGGCGGACTGATTAATGCCGTGTTTGCTAAGAGTTATGATGATATCAGCATCGTTCCCACCTTTGTGTTAACGCCGCTAACCTATTTGGGCGGGGTGTTTTATTCGCTGAGTCTGTTGCCTGACTTTTGGCAAGGGGTGTCGCAGCTTAACCCTGTGGTCTATATGATTAACGTATTCCGTTATGGGTTCTTAGGTTACGCCGATATCAGCATTCCGTTATCGATCGCGATTATGGTGGGCTTTTGTACCGCGCTATGGGCTGTTGCTTATTACCTGATTAGCCGCGGCATAGGCCTACGTAGCTAA
- a CDS encoding ABC transporter ATP-binding protein: MTNEPYALVIDSLKKTYKGGVEAVKGISLKVNAGDFFALLGPNGAGKSTTIGIICSLVQKSAGKVKVFEHDIDTHLELAKMSIGLVPQEFNFNQFETVQQIVVNQAGYFGVSRDVALQRAKKYLSQLDLWEKRNSPARALSGGMKRRLMIARALMHEPKLLILDEPTAGVDIELRRSMWTFLTELNKQGVTIILTTHYLEEAEMLCRNIGIIDKGVLVECTSMKSLLSRLNMETFVFDLRDDLNQAPEISGINCRLIDPHTLEVDVAKEHSINSVFAHLSEQGIEVLSMRNKANRLEELFVELVEKGKGTAQ, from the coding sequence ATGACCAACGAGCCATATGCTTTAGTCATCGACTCGCTCAAGAAAACCTATAAAGGCGGTGTCGAAGCGGTAAAAGGAATAAGCCTTAAGGTTAACGCGGGGGATTTCTTTGCCCTGTTAGGCCCTAACGGGGCGGGTAAGTCGACGACCATTGGTATTATCTGTTCCTTGGTACAAAAAAGCGCAGGTAAGGTAAAGGTGTTCGAACACGATATCGATACTCATCTTGAGTTAGCTAAGATGTCGATAGGCTTAGTGCCGCAAGAGTTTAATTTCAACCAGTTTGAAACCGTGCAGCAGATCGTGGTCAATCAGGCAGGATATTTCGGTGTGTCTCGTGATGTGGCCCTGCAGCGAGCGAAGAAGTATTTAAGCCAGCTCGATTTATGGGAGAAGCGTAACTCACCTGCCCGCGCATTATCGGGCGGCATGAAGCGCCGATTGATGATCGCTCGCGCCTTAATGCATGAGCCAAAGTTACTGATCCTCGATGAACCCACCGCTGGCGTCGATATTGAGCTACGTCGCTCCATGTGGACCTTTTTAACCGAGCTTAATAAACAAGGTGTCACTATCATCTTGACCACTCATTACCTTGAAGAAGCGGAGATGCTGTGCCGCAATATCGGTATTATCGATAAAGGGGTATTGGTGGAGTGCACCAGCATGAAATCTTTGCTAAGCCGCTTGAACATGGAAACCTTCGTGTTTGATCTGCGCGACGATCTTAACCAAGCACCTGAGATATCTGGGATTAATTGCCGCTTAATCGATCCGCACACCTTAGAGGTTGATGTGGCCAAAGAGCATAGTATCAACAGTGTGTTTGCTCACCTCAGTGAGCAAGGGATCGAAGTGTTGTCTATGCGCAATAAGGCGAACCGTTTAGAGGAGCTATTTGTTGAGTTGGTTGAGAAAGGTAAGGGGACTGCGCAATGA
- the hpt gene encoding hypoxanthine phosphoribosyltransferase produces MKHTIEVMISADEIEQQLDILAEQINAHYANSERLLMVGLLKGSVVFMADLCRRIKGHVEIDFMSVSSYGNAMSSSRDVKILKDVQSDIEGRDVLIVEDLIDSGNTLNKVREMLMLRGPKSLTLCTLLDKPERREVDVHVDFIGFTIPDEFIVGYGIDYAEQYRNLPHIAKVVPLD; encoded by the coding sequence ATGAAACACACCATCGAAGTGATGATCTCCGCAGATGAGATTGAGCAACAACTGGATATCCTAGCAGAGCAGATTAACGCGCATTACGCTAATAGCGAGCGTTTGTTAATGGTGGGTCTATTAAAAGGTTCTGTGGTCTTTATGGCCGATCTTTGTCGTCGTATTAAAGGCCATGTGGAGATCGATTTTATGTCGGTATCTAGTTATGGTAATGCGATGAGTAGCTCTCGGGATGTCAAAATCCTTAAAGATGTGCAGTCAGATATCGAAGGCCGCGATGTATTGATCGTTGAAGATCTTATTGATTCTGGTAATACCTTGAACAAGGTACGAGAGATGTTAATGCTACGCGGACCCAAGAGTCTAACCTTGTGCACCTTGCTAGATAAACCAGAGCGCCGCGAAGTGGATGTGCATGTCGATTTTATCGGTTTCACCATTCCTGACGAGTTTATCGTTGGTTATGGTATCGATTATGCTGAGCAATATCGTAACTTGCCTCATATCGCTAAAGTGGTGCCACTCGATTAA
- a CDS encoding flavin prenyltransferase UbiX: MNYPRKAKAISLAWTGASGAPYGLKLLECLLVADYQVFLMISSAARVVLATEHGLQLSANGDKAKAQLLTLFAEKGVAISGELHVLGKEEWFSPPASGSAAPKQMVICPCSTGTLAAVATGMSNSLLERAADVVIKERGQLIMVPRETPFSSIHLEHMLSLSKLGVTIMPAAPGFYHDPKSVEDLVDFMVARILDHLGVDHALTKRWGYDKHSASNSDH, translated from the coding sequence ATGAATTATCCAAGAAAGGCCAAGGCGATCAGTTTAGCGTGGACCGGGGCATCGGGTGCACCTTATGGGCTTAAATTACTCGAGTGTTTGCTGGTGGCCGACTATCAAGTGTTCTTGATGATATCGAGTGCGGCGCGGGTGGTGCTGGCGACTGAGCATGGTTTACAGCTCAGTGCCAATGGCGATAAAGCCAAGGCGCAGCTGTTGACCTTGTTTGCAGAAAAGGGTGTGGCTATTAGCGGTGAACTGCATGTGCTTGGCAAAGAGGAGTGGTTCTCGCCGCCAGCATCGGGTTCGGCTGCACCTAAACAGATGGTGATCTGTCCCTGCAGCACAGGCACCTTAGCGGCGGTGGCGACCGGAATGAGCAACAGTTTGTTAGAGCGGGCTGCAGATGTCGTAATAAAAGAGCGTGGTCAGTTGATTATGGTGCCAAGAGAAACTCCTTTTAGCAGCATACACTTAGAGCACATGTTGTCCCTGTCTAAACTAGGTGTAACCATAATGCCAGCTGCGCCGGGCTTTTATCATGATCCCAAATCGGTTGAAGATCTGGTAGACTTCATGGTCGCTCGGATTTTAGATCATCTGGGCGTCGACCACGCGTTAACTAAGCGTTGGGGCTATGATAAGCACAGTGCCAGCAATAGCGACCATTAA